A window of Fusarium falciforme chromosome 1, complete sequence genomic DNA:
GGATAAAGGCGTCGCTTCCCAGTTCGTAGCGGTAAGAAGAGAGGGCACGCTCGTACTCCTCAAGTGACCGATTTGAGTGAGCGCGGGCGATGGCCTTCATGGCCTCAAGGTTCTTGCCGGCGTACTTGAGAGCCTGCTTCGAGGTCATGAGGTTGTTGACGTCGTCAACGAGGTTAAGCATGATCTTGCAGAGAAGCATGTACTGGAGAGCAGCCTGAGCCTTGGGGCCCTCGTCTTGGGTGTGGTATCCATCGAGAGCCTCGATAAAGTAGGAAAAGGCAGTGTTGaagtccttgtcctcggcgtGGAGCATACCGCTCTGCATGTCGAGGTTGGCCTGCAGCAGCGGGGGGGTATAGACACTGGCAGCGCTCGTGCGTGCGCTGGTCAAGGCGGCGCGGGCCTTGGGGATGTTGCCGAGGGCGTGGTAGACCCTCGACTCTAGGAGTTGGACCTCGACGAGGCGGAGCTTGTCGTCGAGGCGCTTGAGCTCGCGGAGGAGGCCGTTGATGAGGCCGAGAGCTTCATAGTAGGACTGCTTGGCCATCTGCAGGGCGACGAGGCGGACCTCGAGGTCCTGGCGCTGGAAGGCGCGGCGCTCGGCGGTGGCCCATTCTATGCAGTCCTTGGTGACGGCGATCTCGATATCGGTGCTGTTGGGGATTTCCTTGAAGAGGTCGAGCAGCTGGCGAACTACGTCACCGTGTTAGCTGGGGGATATGGACGTAAGCGCAAGGGCTTATAAGACAAAGGCATACCCAGCTTTGCcgacttggccttggcaaagGAAGAGAATACTGATCGGCTCTCCTTGACTAGATCCACAAGCTCCTGTGTCTTCCTGCAGTCGTCGTTAGCGGGGGACAGCAATAGATAGTATTGACAGGCAGCGCGCACTTCTCGTCCCGGTACAGCTCACCCAGGCTGATCAAGGCCGTCTCATACTCGCGGGTGGCAGCATCGGATGTGGCGCTGGGCGCCTGGGAGATGATTTCCTTGTAGATGGCCTCAGCCTTCCTCGGGTCTGACTTGGCGAGCTTCTGTGCTTCCTGGACCCTCGCCGATTCGGCCGCCGCCATTGTGAGAGGAGTAGTTGCGCGGGTCGGAGGGGTGTTCGTagatggtgatgggtggGCGGCGAGGGCAGTTGGCAAGCGTtgtggcgttgatgagggTGGAATGGTTGTCGTCAGGATGGTGTTTGTTTCGTTGGatgaggcagaggcagacaCACTGAAGCAATAGCTAGCCTTCCGTGCCTCCAGGTTGCCAGAGCACGACGTAGGCCAGCAAAGGGTGGGTCCTTGCTAGTTATCATGAGGGGTGATTGGCCAACTCCAGCGGGGCATGAGCTCTGGCGGGCTTTCGTTGATCCGCCGCTACGTACCTTGCCCTCCAATGCTGGAAGCTTCCCCGGCAGCGCAGCCGGCGCCAGCCTCTGGATCATGCCGACAGCT
This region includes:
- a CDS encoding PCI domain-containing protein, giving the protein MAAAESARVQEAQKLAKSDPRKAEAIYKEIISQAPSATSDAATREYETALISLGELYRDEKKTQELVDLVKESRSVFSSFAKAKSAKLVRQLLDLFKEIPNSTDIEIAVTKDCIEWATAERRAFQRQDLEVRLVALQMAKQSYYEALGLINGLLRELKRLDDKLRLVEVQLLESRVYHALGNIPKARAALTSARTSAASVYTPPLLQANLDMQSGMLHAEDKDFNTAFSYFIEALDGYHTQDEGPKAQAALQYMLLCKIMLNLVDDVNNLMTSKQALKYAGKNLEAMKAIARAHSNRSLEEYERALSSYRYELGSDAFIRNHLRRLYDAMLEQNLIKVIEPFSRVEIDHIAKMVGLDTQQVERKLSQMILDKVIIGVLDQGAGCLIIFDETQRDESYDAALATIEKLSNVVDVLYTNQASMLE